One part of the Eucalyptus grandis isolate ANBG69807.140 chromosome 10, ASM1654582v1, whole genome shotgun sequence genome encodes these proteins:
- the LOC104422181 gene encoding peroxidase 5, with product MRTMRTYFFCAMFSFITFLNSGSATLQVGFYRSTCPSAESVIRKAVNKAVAKNPGIGAGLIRMHFHDCFVRGCDASILLDSTPGNPSEKEHPANNPSLRGFEVIDEAKAELESLCPQKVSCADILAFAARDSAYKLGSINYAVPAGRRDGLVSLKDEPSQDLPPFFFNAQQLEANFARKGLSLDEMVTLSGAHSIGVSHCSSFSNRLYSFNATHTQDPSMDTKLATQLKSKCPNNGGTSDPTVPLDLVTPNRLDNKYYTNLKNHRGLLTSDQTLSNSPSTANIVRSNANNGGAWANKFAAAMVKMGSIDVLTGNEGEIRRKCRVVN from the exons ATGAGAACTATGAGAACCTATTTCTTCTGTGCCATGTTCTCGTTCATCACCTTTCTGAACTCGGGTTCAGCAACTCTCCAAGTGGGATTCTACCGCTCCACTTGCCCGTCTGCGGAGTCCGTCATCCGGAAAGCTGTGAACAAAGCGGTGGCCAAGAACCCTGGCATCGGTGCTGGGCTTATTAGAATGCACTTCCATGATTGCTTTGTTCGG GGCTGCGATGCTTCGATCTTGCTAGATTCGACCCCAGGCAACCCATCAGAGAAGGAACATCCAGCGAACAACCCGAGCTTACGAGGTTTTGAAGTCATTGACGAGGCAAAGGCTGAGCTAGAGTCTCTATGCCCGCAGAAGGTCTCATGCGCTGACATTCTTGCATTCGCAGCACGCGACAGTGCCTACAAACTCGGCAGCATCAACTACGCAGTCCCAGCGGGTCGCCGCGATGGCCTGGTCTCACTCAAAGACGAGCCCTCCCAGGatcttcctcctttcttcttcaatgCGCAACAATTAGAAGCTAATTTTGCGAGAAAAGGCCTCTCTCTGGACGAGATGGTGACGCTATCCGGTGCACATTCGATTGGAGTCTCGCATTGCTCCTCCTTCTCGAACCGCTTGTACTCCTTCAATGCCACTCACACCCAAGACCCTTCAATGGACACCAAGTTGGCTACTCAACTGAAATCTAAGTGTCCGAACAATGGAGGCACTAGCGATCCCACTGTGCCATTGGACTTGGTCACGCCGAACAGGCTAGACAACAAGTACTACACTAATTTGAAGAACCACCGAGGCCTATTGACTTCTGATCAGACTCTTTCTAACAGCCCTTCGACGGCGAATATCGTGAGGAGCAATGCAAATAATGGCGGAGCATGGGCTAACAAGTTCGCAGCGGCAATGGTGAAGATGGGATCGATTGACGTCCTCACCGGGAACGAGGGTGAGATTAGGAGGAAATGCAGGGTGGTAAACTAG
- the LOC104422179 gene encoding peroxidase 5-like, whose product MKTMETSFGFCVIFLLTTMLNSGSATLQVGFYRSTCPAAESVVRKAVNKAVARNPGIGAGLIRLHFHDCFVRGCDASILLDSTPGNPSEKEHPANNPSLRGYEVIDEAKAELEYLCPSTVSCADILAFAARDSTYKLGSINYAVPAGRRDGLVSLRDEPSQNLPPPSLDAQQLEANFARKGLSLDEMVTLSGAHSIGVSHCSSFSNRLYSFNATHKRDPSMEPKLASELKAKCPNNGGTSDPTVPLDFVTPNRLDNKYYTNLKKHRGVLTSDQTLFNSPSTAHIVRRNANHGRAWANKFAAAMVKMGSIDVLTGSQGEIRRNCRVVNY is encoded by the exons ATGAAAACTATGGAAACCTCTTTCGGCTTCTGTGTCATTTTCTTGCTCACCACCATGCTGAACTCAGGTTCAGCAACTCTCCAAGTCGGATTCTACCGCTCCACTTGCCCGGCTGCGGAGTCTGTCGTTCGAAAAGCCGTGAACAAGGCGGTGGCCAGAAATCCCGGCATTGGTGCTGGGCTTATTAGACTGCACTTCCATGATTGCTTTGTTCGG GGTTGCGATGCATCAATTTTGCTCGATTCAACACCGGGCAACCCATCAGAGAAGGAGCATCCCGCGAACAACCCAAGCTTACGAGGCTACGAAGTCATCGACGAGGCGAAGGCCGAGCTAGAGTATCTATGCCCCTCGACGGTCTCCTGTGCCGATATTCTGGCATTCGCAGCCCGCGACAGCACCTACAAGCTTGGCAGCATTAACTACGCAGTCCCGGCTGGTCGCCGCGATGGGCTAGTCTCCCTCAGAGACGAGCCGTCCCAGAATCTTCCCCCTCCTTCCTTGGATGCTCAACAGTTAGAAGCTAATTTTGCAAGGAAAGGTCTCTCTCTAGACGAAATGGTGACACTATCCGGTGCGCATTCGATCGGAGTCTCGCACTGTTCCTCCTTCTCGAACCGCTTGTACTCCTTCAACGCCACTCACAAGCGAGACCCTTCAATGGAACCCAAGTTGGCCAGTGAACTGAAAGCGAAGTGTCCGAACAATGGTGGTACCAGCGACCCGACGGTCCCATTGGACTTTGTCACTCCCAACAGGCTCGACAACAAGTACTACACTAATTTAAAGAAACACCGAGGCGTATTGACTTCAGATCAAACGCTTTTTAATAGCCCTTCGACGGCACATATTGTGAGGAGGAACGCTAATCATGGCAGAGCATGGGCTAACAAATTTGCAGCTGCAATGGTGAAGATGGGATCAATCGATGTTCTCACCGGGAGCCAGGGCGAGATTAGGAGGAATTGCAGAGTTGTGAACTATtag
- the LOC104422178 gene encoding peroxidase 5 has product MKTMETSFGFCVIFLLVAMLNSGSATLQVGFYHSTCPSVESVVRKAVNKAVARNPGIGAGLIRMHFHDCFVRGCDASILLDSTPGNPAEKEHPANNPSLRGYEVIDEAKAELEYLCPQTVSCADILAFAARDSTYKLGSINYAVPAGRRDGLVSLRDEPSQNLPPPSLDAQQLEANFARKGLSREEMVTLSGAHSVGVLHCSSFSTRLSSFNATHKQDPSMEPRMASELKAKCLNNGGASDPTVPLDFATPNRLDNKYYTNLKNHRGVLTSDQTLFDSPSTAYIVRKHANRGGAWANKFAAAMVKMGSIDILTGNQGEIRRNCRVVN; this is encoded by the exons ATGAAAACTATGGAAACCTCTTTCGGCTTCTGTGTCATTTTCTTGCTGGTCGCCATGCTGAACTCAGGTTCGGCGACTCTCCAAGTGGGATTCTACCACTCCACCTGCCCGTCCGTGGAGTCCGTCGTTCGAAAAGCCGTGAACAAGGCGGTGGCCAGAAATCCTGGCATTGGTGCTGGGCTTATTAGAATGCACTTCCATGATTGCTTTGTTCGG GGTTGCGATGCATCAATTTTGCTCGATTCAACACCGGGCAACCCAGCAGAGAAGGAACATCCTGCGAACAACCCAAGCTTACGAGGCTACGAAGTCATTGACGAGGCAAAGGCCGAGCTAGAGTATCTATGCCCCCAGACGGTCTCTTGCGCCGACATTCTCGCGTTCGCGGCCCGCGACAGCACCTACAAGCTCGGCAGCATTAACTATGCAGTCCCAGCCGGTCGCCGTGATGGGCTAGTCTCCCTTAGAGACGAGCCGTCCCAGAATCTTCCCCCTCCTTCCTTAGATGCTCAACAGTTGGAAGCTAATTTCGCAAGAAAAGGTCTCTCTCGAGAAGAAATGGTGACACTATCCGGTGCGCATTCGGTTGGAGTCTTGCACTGTTCCTCCTTCTCGACCCGCTTGTCCTCCTTCAACGCCACGCACAAGCAAGACCCTTCAATGGAACCCAGGATGGCCAGTGAACTGAAAGCGAAGTGCCTGAACAACGGAGGTGCCAGCGATCCGACGGTCCCACTGGACTTTGCCACGCCCAACAGGCTCGACAACAAGTACTACACTAATTTGAAGAACCACCGAGGCGTATTAACTTCCGATCAGACACTTTTTGATAGCCCTTCGACAGCATATATCGTGAGGAAGCACGCGAATCGTGGCGGAGCATGGGCTAACAAGTTCGCAGCTGCTATGGTAAAGATGGGATCGATCGATATTCTCACCGGGAACCAGGGCGAGATTAGGAGAAATTGCAGAGTTGTGAACTAG